A stretch of the Kushneria konosiri genome encodes the following:
- a CDS encoding Re/Si-specific NAD(P)(+) transhydrogenase subunit alpha, with protein MKIGAPRESARGEARVALTPESATQIQKLGHTCLIETGAGVAAGFDDQAYRDAGVTVVDSAQVLFDDAEVIIKVREPNDEEAERLHKGQTLISFFWPAQNEAMLEKCRDKGASVIAMDMVPRISRAQKMDALSSMANIAGYRAVIEAGNNFGRFFTGQVTAAGKVPPAKVLVIGAGVAGLAAIGTATSLGAVVRAFDVRPEVSEQIESMGAEFLFLDFDNAQDGSESGGYASPSSPEFREKQLECFREQAADVDIVITTALIPGRPAPKLWLEDMVAAMKPGSVVIDLAAEKGGNCDLTRADERVVSDNGVVVVGYTDYPSRMATQSSLLYATNIRHMLTDLTPDKDGVLQHNMEDDVIRGATVTHQGEITFPPPPPKTKAIGAARPKPKEKEPTAEEKRAAEHATFKSQTKRQVGMLAVGGALMLLLGEVAPASFMQHFIVFVLACFIGFQVIWKVSHSLHTPLMAVTNAISGIIVLGAVLQIGSGSVIVSILAAISVLIATINIVGGFLVTRRMLAMFQKS; from the coding sequence GTGAAGATAGGCGCACCAAGGGAGAGTGCTCGGGGGGAAGCGCGTGTCGCGCTGACGCCGGAGAGCGCGACACAGATTCAGAAGCTGGGTCATACGTGTTTGATCGAAACCGGCGCAGGCGTTGCCGCCGGCTTTGACGACCAGGCCTATCGCGATGCAGGCGTCACGGTGGTCGACAGTGCTCAGGTCCTGTTTGATGACGCAGAAGTCATCATCAAGGTGCGCGAGCCCAATGATGAGGAAGCCGAGCGCCTGCACAAGGGGCAGACCTTGATCTCGTTTTTCTGGCCCGCCCAGAACGAGGCCATGCTTGAGAAGTGCCGTGACAAGGGCGCAAGCGTCATCGCCATGGACATGGTGCCGCGCATTTCGCGGGCACAGAAAATGGACGCGCTCTCCTCCATGGCCAACATCGCGGGCTACCGCGCGGTGATTGAGGCCGGCAATAACTTCGGGCGCTTCTTTACCGGTCAGGTCACCGCCGCAGGCAAGGTGCCCCCGGCGAAGGTACTGGTCATTGGCGCAGGCGTGGCCGGCCTTGCCGCCATCGGCACCGCCACAAGCCTCGGCGCCGTCGTGCGCGCCTTTGACGTACGCCCGGAAGTCTCCGAGCAGATCGAATCGATGGGCGCCGAGTTTTTGTTCCTTGATTTCGATAACGCCCAGGACGGCTCGGAAAGTGGTGGCTATGCCTCGCCCTCAAGCCCGGAGTTTCGCGAAAAGCAGCTTGAGTGCTTCCGCGAACAGGCCGCGGACGTCGATATCGTCATCACCACCGCGCTGATTCCCGGCCGTCCGGCGCCCAAGCTGTGGCTTGAGGACATGGTCGCAGCCATGAAGCCCGGCTCGGTGGTCATCGACCTTGCTGCCGAAAAAGGCGGCAACTGCGACCTGACCCGTGCCGATGAGCGCGTGGTCTCGGACAATGGTGTTGTGGTGGTCGGCTACACCGACTATCCCTCGCGCATGGCGACCCAGTCGTCGCTTTTGTATGCCACCAATATCCGCCACATGCTGACCGACCTGACGCCTGACAAGGACGGTGTCCTCCAGCACAACATGGAAGACGACGTCATCCGCGGCGCCACGGTCACTCATCAGGGCGAGATCACGTTCCCGCCGCCGCCGCCCAAGACAAAGGCCATCGGTGCCGCCAGGCCCAAGCCGAAGGAAAAGGAGCCTACGGCCGAGGAGAAAAGGGCTGCCGAGCACGCCACGTTCAAGTCCCAGACCAAACGTCAGGTCGGCATGCTGGCCGTCGGCGGTGCGCTGATGCTATTGCTCGGTGAAGTCGCGCCTGCGTCGTTCATGCAGCACTTCATTGTCTTTGTTCTGGCCTGCTTTATCGGCTTTCAGGTGATCTGGAAGGTCAGTCACTCGCTGCATACGCCGCTGATGGCGGTCACCAATGCCATCTCGGGCATCATCGTTCTGGGGGCGGTGCTGCAGATTGGCTCGGGCAGCGTGATCGTCAGCATTCTGGCGGCGATTTCAGTGCTGATTGCGACCATCAATATCGTGGGGGGCTTTCTGGTGACACGCCGAATGCTCGCCATGTTCCAAAAATCCTGA
- the speA gene encoding biosynthetic arginine decarboxylase, with protein sequence MSNDSSVTDQAHAQSEARRTYNIDQWGSGYFDVNEQGLAVVRPFGDADGQNGPALPLKGLVGKLQDAGLRLPMLVRFTDILHDRVEQLCQAFDRAIDELEYQGRYTAVYPIKVNQQRRVVEELLATPERGRGRVGLEAGSKPELLAVLALSSETTSTIVCNGYKDREYVRLALMGEKLGHRVFLVVEKQAELELILEEADNLGVMPRIGVRARLSSVGKGNWESTGGDKSKFGLTARQIQHVVDHLRSHDRLEALQLVHFHLGSQIANIRDIQRGLRECTQFYKSLRDVGAPVAVVDVGGGLGVDYEGTRSRSYCSTNYSMAEYANNVVGAFSQLCQSMDIPHPDIISESGRALTAHHAVLITNVIDEERHEVAVPERGQHEGDTHLDVLWQTYDWLAEPAEPRLLVEYYHDLYQAMIDIQDRFVLGSATLGVRAEGEALYTAACKRLRAKLDRRNRAHREILDELDEKLADKLFVNFSLFQSLPDVWGIDQIFPVLPLSNLDQPSTRRGVIQDITCDSDGRIERYVDGQGVESTLPLPEWKAGDERLLGLFLVGAYQEILGDLHNLFGDTDSIDVSLDDRGQWQLGTPIVGDSVANVLRYVNFDPDRLKGRFQRQLLRSDVSGQEREMFLEELEAGLEGYTYLE encoded by the coding sequence ATGTCCAATGATTCATCCGTAACTGACCAGGCCCACGCCCAGTCGGAGGCCCGCCGCACCTACAACATCGATCAGTGGGGCAGCGGCTATTTTGATGTCAACGAACAGGGGCTGGCCGTGGTGCGCCCGTTTGGCGACGCCGACGGCCAGAACGGACCGGCTCTGCCGCTGAAGGGGCTGGTCGGGAAACTGCAGGACGCCGGATTGCGTCTGCCGATGCTGGTACGTTTTACCGACATCCTGCACGACCGTGTCGAGCAGCTGTGTCAGGCCTTTGATCGCGCCATTGACGAGCTGGAGTACCAGGGCCGCTATACGGCCGTCTACCCCATCAAGGTCAATCAGCAGCGACGTGTCGTTGAGGAGCTTCTGGCCACCCCGGAACGCGGGCGTGGTCGTGTCGGGCTTGAAGCCGGCAGCAAGCCGGAGCTTCTGGCCGTGCTGGCACTCTCATCGGAAACCACCTCGACCATCGTCTGTAACGGCTACAAGGACCGCGAATACGTCCGACTGGCACTGATGGGCGAAAAGCTGGGTCACCGGGTCTTTCTGGTGGTCGAAAAACAGGCCGAGCTCGAACTGATTCTTGAAGAAGCCGATAACCTGGGCGTCATGCCCCGCATCGGCGTGCGCGCGCGGCTTTCCTCCGTAGGCAAGGGCAACTGGGAAAGCACCGGCGGCGACAAGTCCAAGTTTGGTCTGACGGCACGCCAGATCCAGCATGTCGTGGACCATCTGCGCAGCCATGATCGCCTCGAGGCGCTGCAGCTGGTGCATTTCCATCTGGGCTCCCAGATCGCCAATATTCGTGACATTCAGCGTGGTCTGCGCGAGTGCACCCAGTTCTACAAGAGCCTGCGCGATGTCGGCGCACCGGTCGCCGTGGTCGACGTCGGCGGCGGTCTGGGCGTGGACTATGAAGGCACCCGCTCACGCAGCTACTGCTCGACCAACTATTCGATGGCCGAGTATGCCAACAACGTGGTCGGTGCCTTTTCTCAGCTGTGCCAGAGCATGGACATTCCGCACCCGGACATCATTTCGGAATCCGGCCGGGCGCTGACCGCCCATCATGCAGTGCTGATCACCAACGTGATCGACGAGGAGCGCCATGAAGTGGCCGTTCCCGAGCGCGGTCAGCATGAGGGCGATACGCACCTCGATGTGCTGTGGCAGACCTATGACTGGCTGGCCGAGCCTGCCGAACCACGCCTGCTGGTCGAGTACTATCACGACCTCTATCAGGCCATGATCGACATTCAGGACCGCTTCGTGCTCGGCAGCGCCACGCTGGGCGTGCGCGCCGAGGGCGAAGCCCTCTACACGGCCGCCTGCAAGCGCCTGCGTGCCAAGCTCGATCGACGCAACCGTGCCCACCGCGAAATTCTCGATGAGCTGGATGAAAAGCTCGCGGACAAGCTGTTCGTCAACTTCTCGCTGTTCCAGTCCCTGCCGGACGTCTGGGGGATCGATCAGATCTTCCCGGTGCTGCCGCTGTCCAATCTTGACCAGCCGTCAACACGGCGCGGCGTGATTCAGGACATCACCTGCGACAGTGATGGCCGTATCGAGCGCTATGTCGATGGTCAGGGCGTGGAGAGCACGCTGCCGCTGCCGGAATGGAAAGCGGGCGATGAGCGCCTGCTGGGGCTGTTTCTGGTGGGCGCCTATCAGGAAATTCTGGGCGATCTGCACAATCTGTTCGGCGATACAGACTCCATCGATGTCAGCCTTGATGACCGGGGGCAATGGCAGCTGGGCACGCCGATCGTCGGCGACAGTGTGGCCAACGTGCTGCGCTACGTGAACTTTGATCCGGACCGTCTCAAGGGCCGCTTCCAGCGCCAGCTCCTGCGCAGCGATGTCTCCGGTCAGGAACGCGAGATGTTTCTCGAAGAGCTTGAAGCCGGACTCGAAGGGTACACCTACCTGGAATAG
- a CDS encoding NAD-dependent epimerase/dehydratase family protein: MNRKVLVTGAAGFIGAWLTKRLTEDGVTTVGVDNFSDYYSVDYKRARLEALDIRDCRLLDVSDRDAVDALFRREGFTHVVHLAAQAGVRYSVTHPHVYGQSNLTGFLNVLEACRQHGIQHLYYASSSSVYGHSSREVFNERDPVDHPVSLYAATKRANELMADSYASLYGMSLTGLRFFTVYGPWGRPDMAPMLFAGSIMNHQPLQIFNHGQMARDFTWVGDIIESVVRLINVHGESGETGRHQVFNIGRGEPTALMDFITWLEEALGQQAPREWLPMQEGDVTRTWADTSKLEAVIDYRPTMPLATGVQHLAQWCLDHQQWLPVRQVVPMTKTA; the protein is encoded by the coding sequence ATGAACAGAAAAGTATTGGTAACAGGTGCCGCCGGCTTCATTGGTGCATGGCTGACAAAGCGACTCACGGAAGACGGCGTAACGACGGTCGGTGTCGATAATTTTTCGGACTATTACAGCGTGGACTACAAGCGCGCGCGTCTTGAAGCGCTGGACATCAGGGATTGCCGGTTGCTGGACGTCAGTGACCGTGACGCGGTAGATGCCCTTTTCAGGCGCGAAGGGTTCACGCATGTCGTTCATCTGGCCGCCCAGGCCGGCGTGCGCTACAGCGTCACCCATCCGCATGTGTATGGGCAGAGCAACCTGACCGGTTTTCTCAATGTGCTCGAAGCCTGCCGGCAGCATGGCATTCAACATCTCTACTACGCCTCTTCAAGCTCGGTGTACGGACACTCAAGCCGTGAGGTCTTCAACGAAAGGGACCCGGTCGACCATCCCGTTTCCCTGTATGCTGCCACCAAGCGAGCCAACGAGCTCATGGCCGACAGCTATGCCAGCCTCTATGGCATGTCCCTGACCGGCCTGCGCTTTTTCACGGTGTATGGCCCCTGGGGCCGACCGGACATGGCCCCCATGCTGTTTGCCGGCAGCATCATGAACCACCAGCCGCTTCAGATCTTCAATCATGGTCAGATGGCGCGGGATTTCACCTGGGTCGGTGACATCATCGAGTCCGTGGTACGCCTGATCAATGTTCATGGCGAAAGCGGCGAAACCGGTCGTCATCAGGTCTTCAATATCGGGCGGGGCGAGCCCACGGCCCTGATGGACTTTATCACCTGGCTTGAAGAGGCGCTGGGGCAGCAGGCGCCGCGCGAGTGGCTACCCATGCAGGAGGGCGATGTCACGCGCACCTGGGCAGACACGTCGAAACTGGAAGCCGTCATCGACTATCGACCCACCATGCCGCTGGCCACCGGGGTGCAGCATCTGGCGCAGTGGTGTCTGGATCATCAGCAATGGCTGCCTGTCCGTCAGGTCGTCCCCATGACGAAAACCGCCTGA
- a CDS encoding ArnT family glycosyltransferase, with protein MNGSDRHSERLIDRPGLQWGALLLIWLAGVVSFQLRPIMPIDETRYISVAWEMWQGNQWWVAHMNGTPYADKPPLLFWLINLGWGMFGVNDWWPRLIMPLASLLGLFQLRRIALNLGYDARTARMALLVLMSMLMWWLYSATLMFDVLLTTCLLGAVAALTGQAALRRRAPSVTLWLGLALLAKGPAVLLSWLPIPVTLPLWSERPKGERRPLMFWLATGAALLILLGWALSSARVGGDAYASNLLWHQSVDRLEQVADHARPFWWYLPMLPVLLLPWSLWLPALQLWRWDSYAAPRRARRLLWCWALAPLVLFSLVSGKQVHYLMPILPPLALLIAEALIRPAPERRHTLRVPAIALFATGALALVVKMVGSDQLAGMFSLHGVWLLWVLAAAAAVVRLQTRAAATLLAMIGTASLTLMLTVMMSPLWPSMDTQRPGALLSRLESQGYPVVWYGNNYQASFQFAGRLTTPLQIIDSDLPDLCHWRQNHSDGWVIGDSRQLPSLHVPALAHRFPWRSRTLMVIPVSAMQIATPFYLCPEPL; from the coding sequence ATGAACGGATCGGACCGGCATTCTGAGCGGCTGATTGATCGCCCGGGCCTGCAGTGGGGGGCGCTTTTGCTGATCTGGCTGGCCGGCGTAGTGAGTTTTCAGCTGCGCCCGATCATGCCGATCGATGAGACGCGCTATATCTCGGTGGCCTGGGAGATGTGGCAAGGCAATCAGTGGTGGGTCGCGCACATGAACGGCACGCCCTATGCCGACAAGCCACCGCTGCTGTTCTGGCTGATCAATCTGGGCTGGGGCATGTTTGGCGTCAACGACTGGTGGCCACGCCTGATCATGCCGCTGGCATCGCTGCTGGGGCTTTTTCAACTGCGACGTATCGCATTGAACCTCGGCTATGACGCTCGAACAGCGCGAATGGCTCTGCTGGTATTGATGTCGATGCTGATGTGGTGGCTCTATAGCGCCACATTGATGTTCGATGTGCTTCTGACCACCTGCCTGCTGGGCGCCGTGGCCGCCCTGACCGGCCAGGCTGCCCTGCGAAGGCGAGCCCCTAGTGTCACCCTGTGGCTGGGACTGGCGCTGCTCGCCAAGGGACCGGCGGTGCTGCTGAGCTGGCTGCCGATTCCTGTGACCCTGCCGCTTTGGAGCGAACGGCCGAAAGGTGAACGCCGCCCGCTCATGTTCTGGCTGGCCACTGGCGCGGCCCTTTTGATACTGCTTGGCTGGGCCCTGAGTTCGGCCCGGGTCGGCGGCGATGCCTATGCCAGTAATCTCCTGTGGCACCAGAGCGTCGACCGACTGGAGCAGGTGGCCGATCACGCCCGCCCCTTCTGGTGGTATCTCCCCATGCTGCCGGTGTTGTTACTGCCCTGGTCACTGTGGCTGCCGGCACTGCAACTCTGGCGCTGGGATTCCTATGCCGCGCCGCGCAGGGCACGCCGATTGCTCTGGTGCTGGGCACTGGCGCCACTGGTCCTGTTTTCCCTGGTCAGTGGCAAACAGGTGCACTACCTGATGCCCATCCTGCCTCCGCTTGCCCTGCTCATTGCCGAGGCGCTGATACGCCCTGCTCCCGAACGGCGTCACACCCTGAGAGTGCCGGCGATCGCCCTGTTCGCCACCGGCGCCCTCGCTCTGGTTGTGAAAATGGTCGGCAGCGACCAGCTGGCCGGGATGTTTTCCCTCCATGGTGTCTGGCTTTTATGGGTACTCGCGGCTGCCGCCGCCGTGGTACGCCTCCAGACACGAGCGGCTGCAACGTTACTGGCCATGATTGGCACGGCAAGCCTGACGTTGATGCTTACGGTCATGATGTCCCCCCTGTGGCCAAGTATGGATACCCAGCGCCCTGGAGCGCTCTTGTCCCGTCTGGAGAGCCAGGGTTATCCGGTGGTCTGGTATGGCAACAACTATCAGGCCAGCTTCCAGTTTGCCGGCCGCCTGACCACCCCGTTGCAGATCATTGACTCGGATCTGCCTGATTTGTGTCACTGGCGACAAAACCATTCTGATGGCTGGGTCATTGGCGACAGTCGGCAACTGCCCTCGCTTCATGTGCCGGCGCTGGCACACCGCTTTCCATGGCGTTCCCGCACGCTGATGGTCATACCGGTATCGGCAATGCAGATCGCAACGCCCTTCTATCTCTGCCCGGAGCCCTTATGA
- a CDS encoding ArnT family glycosyltransferase, protein MTKTRVARGLQRGLINAPVLSLLVIALVFLGLGIGWRWPWPADEPRFALIAQEMITTHQWLIPHRAGELYPDKPPIFMWLIALGILVTGSVKVAFMLPSLLGALTTLGLTTDLTRRLYGPRIAWLAGLTLLLTAQFTLQARTAQIDMLVTGFITLGLYGALRHALLGPAPGWWYAGCVSMGLGVITKGVGFLPLLLLPVWFGLFWYQRRYSNSVHRIVPLTLRQLLIGLGLVLAAIACWVIPMVLYTSFSGDPALAAYRDNILFRQTGERYADAWHHLKPFYYYVLEVLPWAWLPGVLALPWVAPHWWRRLRRGDIRLWLPLSWVILMVLFFSMSPGKRGVYMTPGMSMFVLALAPALPGLIRRPGLNRLAWGLAVALGGVIGVVGLLLAVGLLDSKTLGDDFIINPWGWWLSIGALTALIAWRLPPRRGLAALGLWLAMFWILWASWGYEVMDDHRSRSALMAEVAMTTHHQPLALIDFDEENVLQAQQPIVQFGDGTPADDQFVRMTAWLEEAPETRWALVQNNELKDKACVDRSTLTPVKERGDADWQLLRADSVAQCAGDEHAAPLYQAPTTWHHDSASSGADSMP, encoded by the coding sequence ATGACGAAGACACGCGTTGCCCGGGGGCTGCAGCGAGGGCTGATCAATGCACCGGTACTGTCACTGCTGGTCATCGCGCTGGTCTTTCTGGGCCTCGGGATTGGCTGGCGCTGGCCATGGCCGGCCGATGAGCCGCGCTTTGCCCTGATCGCCCAGGAGATGATCACGACCCATCAGTGGTTGATTCCCCATCGGGCCGGCGAGCTTTATCCGGACAAGCCACCGATCTTCATGTGGCTGATCGCGCTGGGCATTCTGGTCACCGGCAGCGTCAAGGTGGCCTTCATGCTGCCGTCCCTGCTGGGCGCGCTGACGACCCTCGGCCTGACCACTGACCTGACCCGCCGTCTTTATGGCCCCCGCATCGCGTGGCTGGCCGGCCTGACGCTGTTGCTGACCGCGCAGTTCACCCTGCAGGCGCGCACGGCTCAGATCGACATGCTGGTCACGGGATTCATCACGCTGGGGCTTTACGGGGCGCTGCGTCATGCCCTGCTCGGCCCGGCACCGGGCTGGTGGTATGCAGGCTGCGTCTCCATGGGACTGGGCGTGATTACCAAGGGCGTCGGCTTTTTGCCGCTGCTGCTGTTGCCGGTCTGGTTCGGACTGTTCTGGTATCAGCGCCGATACTCCAACAGTGTCCACCGCATTGTGCCGCTGACCCTGCGCCAGCTGCTGATCGGTCTGGGGCTTGTGCTGGCCGCCATTGCCTGCTGGGTCATCCCCATGGTGCTCTACACCAGTTTCAGCGGTGACCCGGCGCTGGCGGCCTATCGCGACAATATTCTCTTTCGTCAGACCGGCGAGCGCTACGCCGACGCCTGGCACCACCTGAAGCCCTTTTATTACTACGTGCTTGAAGTGTTGCCCTGGGCCTGGCTGCCCGGCGTGCTGGCCCTGCCCTGGGTTGCGCCTCACTGGTGGCGCCGTTTGCGACGCGGCGATATCCGCCTCTGGCTGCCGCTGTCCTGGGTCATCCTGATGGTGCTGTTTTTCTCCATGAGTCCCGGCAAGCGTGGCGTCTACATGACGCCGGGCATGTCGATGTTCGTGCTGGCGCTGGCGCCGGCGCTACCGGGCCTGATCCGACGCCCCGGACTCAATCGGCTCGCCTGGGGACTGGCGGTGGCTCTGGGGGGCGTCATCGGTGTTGTCGGCCTGCTCCTGGCTGTCGGCCTGCTCGACAGCAAGACCCTTGGCGATGACTTCATCATCAATCCCTGGGGATGGTGGCTGAGCATCGGGGCGCTGACCGCCCTGATCGCCTGGCGGCTTCCGCCACGGCGTGGTCTGGCAGCGCTTGGACTGTGGCTTGCGATGTTCTGGATACTCTGGGCCAGCTGGGGCTATGAGGTCATGGATGATCATCGCTCGCGCAGTGCACTGATGGCGGAGGTCGCCATGACCACCCACCACCAGCCCCTGGCACTGATCGATTTTGATGAAGAAAACGTTTTGCAGGCGCAGCAGCCCATCGTGCAGTTCGGCGATGGCACGCCGGCGGATGATCAGTTTGTACGCATGACCGCATGGCTTGAAGAAGCGCCCGAGACGCGCTGGGCACTGGTGCAAAACAATGAGCTCAAGGACAAGGCCTGCGTTGATCGCAGCACCCTGACACCTGTGAAGGAGCGCGGCGACGCGGATTGGCAGCTTCTGCGCGCCGACAGCGTGGCACAGTGCGCGGGTGATGAGCATGCAGCGCCACTCTATCAGGCCCCGACCACCTGGCATCATGACAGTGCGTCTTCCGGCGCCGACTCGATGCCATGA
- a CDS encoding lipid-A-disaccharide synthase N-terminal domain-containing protein has protein sequence MDSAALWITIGLLGQALFSARFIVQWLASERARRSIVPHLFWYLSIGGGLILLMYAIYRRDPVFIIGQGSGLFIYVRNLMLIQKEKRQARQAVPADTTDQGVEKA, from the coding sequence ATGGATAGTGCAGCCCTCTGGATCACGATCGGCCTGCTCGGTCAGGCCCTGTTCTCGGCGCGCTTTATCGTGCAATGGCTGGCCAGTGAACGCGCTAGGCGCAGTATCGTGCCGCATCTTTTCTGGTATCTCAGCATCGGGGGCGGCCTGATCCTGCTGATGTACGCCATCTATCGACGTGACCCGGTCTTTATCATCGGTCAGGGCTCCGGCCTTTTCATCTATGTACGCAACCTGATGCTGATCCAGAAGGAAAAGCGCCAGGCTCGACAGGCAGTGCCTGCTGACACCACGGATCAAGGGGTGGAAAAGGCATGA
- a CDS encoding glycosyltransferase family 2 protein, with protein sequence MTDLPLSVLIPARNEADNLPHLLDEVCTALDGAGIKFEMLVVNDGSSDNSLQVLTAYAARDERLRVYHHQYSAGQSTSIWQAAWQARGTWLATLDGDGQNDPADLPAMFERVQKRDITLLAGYRHKRNDSEIKRLSSRIANAVRSRLLKDDTPDTGCGIKIFEREAFLRLPYFNHMHRFLPALIRAQGGTTLSWPVNHRARQAGSSNYGTLDRLMAGLLDLGGVMWLAHRSRLPAPLDLHAGIDVDKDLHSRQEP encoded by the coding sequence ATGACTGATCTCCCCCTGTCTGTCCTGATTCCGGCACGCAACGAAGCCGACAACCTGCCCCACTTGCTTGATGAGGTATGCACAGCGCTTGACGGCGCCGGCATCAAATTCGAAATGCTTGTGGTCAACGACGGCTCAAGCGATAACAGTCTGCAGGTCCTGACAGCGTATGCCGCCCGTGACGAGCGTCTTCGGGTCTATCACCATCAGTACAGCGCCGGACAAAGCACCTCCATCTGGCAGGCCGCATGGCAGGCCCGCGGGACATGGCTGGCCACACTGGACGGGGATGGCCAGAATGATCCGGCCGACCTGCCTGCCATGTTCGAGCGCGTTCAAAAAAGAGACATCACGCTGCTGGCCGGCTATCGCCACAAGCGCAACGACAGCGAAATCAAGCGCCTCTCCTCGCGTATCGCCAATGCCGTGCGCTCGCGTCTTTTGAAGGATGACACCCCTGATACCGGCTGTGGCATCAAGATCTTTGAGCGCGAGGCCTTTCTGCGGCTGCCCTACTTCAACCACATGCACCGCTTTTTGCCGGCGCTGATACGCGCCCAGGGCGGCACGACCCTTTCCTGGCCGGTCAATCACCGTGCCCGCCAGGCCGGAAGCTCCAACTACGGCACCCTGGATCGACTGATGGCCGGGCTGCTGGACCTTGGCGGGGTCATGTGGCTGGCGCATCGCTCCAGATTGCCGGCGCCTCTTGATCTGCATGCCGGGATAGACGTCGACAAGGATCTCCACTCTCGTCAGGAGCCCTGA
- a CDS encoding homoserine kinase: MAVFTPLSDEQVAHFLERYDVGNLLAVEGVAGGTENSTFFVTTDREVLVLTLFEQGEQEELPFFVDLLAWLDQHQLPVPGPLFDRTGVALQRLADRPALLFPRLAGRHPEQPGVVQCAAIGRVLGQMHRISQGFQGSRPNPRDLRWVHAVHSRVMSYLGPDDQTLIRDRIDTLDSRLRQVVLPQGALHGDLFRDNTLYEGDRLSGVIDFYNGCTGDLLFDLAIVINDWCSDDDGALIPERYEAIINAYAHERAFTDEERRVWPTMLELTALRYWLSRLLVVYVDPPAHALTPKDPAQYRQILKARIDHPPAPLP; the protein is encoded by the coding sequence ATGGCGGTTTTTACCCCCTTAAGCGATGAGCAGGTCGCACATTTTCTAGAACGCTACGATGTCGGCAATCTGCTGGCCGTCGAGGGTGTGGCCGGCGGTACGGAAAACAGCACCTTTTTTGTCACCACCGACCGGGAAGTACTGGTGCTGACCCTGTTCGAGCAGGGCGAACAGGAGGAGCTGCCCTTTTTTGTCGACCTGCTGGCCTGGCTTGATCAACATCAGCTGCCAGTACCGGGACCGCTGTTTGACCGTACCGGTGTGGCGCTTCAGCGTCTGGCCGACCGTCCCGCCCTCTTGTTTCCACGCCTTGCCGGACGCCATCCCGAGCAGCCCGGGGTTGTCCAGTGTGCCGCCATCGGCCGGGTACTGGGTCAGATGCATCGCATCTCGCAGGGGTTTCAGGGCAGCCGACCCAATCCACGCGACCTTCGCTGGGTACATGCCGTACATTCAAGGGTCATGAGCTATCTGGGCCCGGACGACCAGACCCTGATTCGTGATCGCATCGATACACTGGACAGTCGTCTGAGACAGGTGGTGCTGCCCCAGGGGGCGCTCCATGGCGACCTTTTTCGTGACAACACCCTCTACGAGGGTGACCGGCTCTCCGGGGTGATCGACTTTTATAACGGCTGCACCGGGGATCTGCTGTTTGATCTGGCCATTGTCATCAACGACTGGTGCAGCGACGATGACGGCGCGCTTATCCCCGAGCGCTATGAGGCCATCATCAATGCCTATGCCCATGAACGTGCCTTCACCGACGAGGAGCGCCGGGTCTGGCCCACGATGCTGGAGCTGACGGCACTGCGCTATTGGCTGTCGCGGCTTCTGGTAGTCTATGTCGACCCACCGGCGCACGCGCTTACGCCCAAGGACCCCGCCCAGTATCGCCAGATCCTGAAGGCACGCATCGATCATCCCCCAGCGCCCCTGCCCTGA
- a CDS encoding DUF2782 domain-containing protein, with protein sequence MTIGRILPVLAASALLALATLSPVALAASQGQVTTQQQGDRLVHEYRLEGRLYAIEIIEGDQRTVLVDADGDGNFRRQPADTEIRPPSWTQKQSQ encoded by the coding sequence ATGACCATTGGACGGATTCTGCCTGTCCTGGCAGCGTCAGCACTGCTGGCGCTGGCTACCCTCAGCCCTGTGGCACTGGCCGCCTCCCAGGGTCAGGTCACCACCCAGCAGCAAGGTGATCGCCTCGTGCATGAATACCGCCTCGAGGGAAGGCTCTACGCCATCGAAATCATTGAAGGCGATCAGCGCACGGTGCTTGTAGACGCCGATGGCGACGGCAATTTTCGCCGTCAGCCCGCGGATACCGAGATCAGGCCACCATCCTGGACTCAAAAACAGTCGCAATAG